One window of the Rosa rugosa chromosome 3, drRosRugo1.1, whole genome shotgun sequence genome contains the following:
- the LOC133739695 gene encoding uncharacterized protein LOC133739695 — MTLTLEREKYRRSLSWESGGDKTTRLLLSLGCDGDKSFRQTLSSVRGCIFAVFDGDWVLVNRIWFGGRFPIGSDVDPKNCAGGWHAQSGGLIHISAGGDVCGGFCADGGNLVWATDDVVRCPDGFAGSRSALGLGCDWIWFCGDAKDPDLDGGAGVAILGWSEMTARDWDEEGFVSPADTAMACPAGWQLAESVHCHGSAGKLLSPRSGWMASVGVRNGREDDVDPSVLGSNAVGGDCGVFPSTGVGDGATGGCWLEGHLWAHWARALVYPTLWACSWCCWALNWLVALRFGQTGLGFQVGWITLLLGGWMDWVSMAHSAV; from the coding sequence atgactctGACTCTCGAGAGAGAGAAATATCGTCGGTCTCTTTCTTGGGAAAGCGGCGGTGACAAAACTACTCGTCTGCTTCTCTCTTTGGGTTGCGACGGCGACAAATCTTTTCGTCAGACTCTATCTTCAGTTAGAGGATGCATATTTGCTGTATTTGATGGTGATTGGGTTCTAGTTAACCGGATCTGGTTTGGTGGAAGATTTCCAATTGGCAGTGATGTCGATCCGAAGAACTGTGCTGGTGGTTGGCATGCGCAGAGCGGTGGGCTGATTCACATATCTGCTGGCGGTGATGTTTGCGGCGGCTTCTGTGCCGACGGTGGTAATTTGGTTTGGGCTACCGACGACGTGGTGCGATGTCCAGATGGCTTTGCTGGATCGCGATCAGCTTTAGGTCTGGGATGTGACTGGATCTGGTTTTGTGGAGACGCAAAGGATCCTGATCTTGATGGTGGCGCTGGGGTCGCGATTTTGGGATGGTCGGAGATGACAGCTAGGGATTGGGATGAGGAAGGCTTCGTTTCTCCTGCAGATACGGCGATGGCTTGTCCTGCTGGATGGCAACTGGCAGAGTCCGTCCATTGTCATGGTTCAGCAGGGAAGCTTCTCTCTCCTCGATCAGGTTGGATGGCGAGCGTCGGTGTCCGAAATGGCAGGGAAGACGACGTTGACCCATCTGTGTTGGGCAGTAATGCAGTCGGCGGCGATTGCGGGGTGTTTCCCTCGACTGGCGTCGGCGACGGCGCAACTGGTGGTTGTTGGCTGGAAGGACACTTGTGGGCTCATTGGGCTAGGGCTTTGGTTTACCCTACTCTTTGGGCCTGCTCTTGGTGTTGCTGGGCCTTGAACTGGCTTGTGGCCCTTAGGTTTGGGCAAACTGGTCTAGGCTTTCAAGTGGGCTGGATTACCCTTTTGCTAGGGGGTTGGATGGATTGGGTCTCTATGGCCCATAGTgctgtttaa